The following are from one region of the Cyanobium gracile PCC 6307 genome:
- a CDS encoding TM2 domain-containing protein: protein MAARPTPGPVQSAVQRPAPGGPEGPGLNRAAERRSVALSYLLWCTCLVGLCGLPRFYNRKPLSGTLWLLTFGLCGIGQLLDLVLLPDMVRQANQSLLLEEALAGRDTAAYPPIERQLLQLARRTGKAGFTLNDALLELQLPPQANSSVVSAEIERLLLNHLLDVGNDERGRVVYREP, encoded by the coding sequence ATGGCCGCCCGACCCACGCCAGGACCCGTCCAGAGCGCAGTGCAGCGACCGGCCCCCGGCGGCCCGGAGGGGCCGGGTCTGAACCGGGCCGCCGAGCGGCGCAGCGTCGCCCTCAGCTACCTGCTGTGGTGCACGTGCCTGGTGGGGCTGTGTGGCCTGCCGCGCTTCTACAACCGCAAGCCCCTGAGCGGCACCCTCTGGCTGCTCACCTTCGGGCTCTGCGGCATCGGCCAGCTGCTGGATCTGGTGCTGCTGCCCGACATGGTGCGCCAGGCCAACCAGTCGCTGCTGCTGGAGGAGGCCCTGGCGGGCCGGGACACGGCGGCCTACCCGCCGATCGAGCGCCAGCTGCTCCAGCTGGCCCGCCGGACCGGCAAGGCCGGTTTCACCCTCAACGACGCCCTGCTGGAGCTCCAGCTGCCCCCCCAGGCCAACAGCAGTGTGGTCAGCGCCGAGATCGAGCGGCTGCTGCTCAACCACCTGCTGGACGTGGGCAACGACGAACGGGGCCGGGTGGTCTACCGGGAGCCGTGA
- the thrB gene encoding homoserine kinase translates to MVRPQIGQGVVVAVPATTANIGPGFDCLGAALDLGNRFELRVIEGGGERFELIIEGPEGAHLRGGPDNLVYRSAQRVWREVGVEAVALEARVQLAVPPARGLGSSATAIVAGLIGANALVGEPLSREKLLELAIDIEGHPDNVVPSLLGGLCLTARAASHRWRVVRCEWNPAVKAVVAIPTIRLSTSEARRAMPRSIPISDAVMNLGALTLLLQGLRTGNGDLIADGMHDRIHEPYRWGLIQGGRAVREAAIGVGAWGCVISGAGPSLLALAPEERAAAVGEAMTHAWLAEGVSSHSAVLGLQEGGSTWATLPEGSRPQAVLGE, encoded by the coding sequence ATGGTCCGGCCCCAGATCGGCCAGGGGGTGGTGGTGGCGGTTCCCGCCACCACCGCCAACATCGGCCCTGGTTTCGATTGCCTCGGCGCCGCGCTGGATCTCGGCAACCGCTTCGAGCTGCGGGTGATCGAGGGGGGCGGTGAGCGGTTCGAGCTGATCATCGAGGGCCCCGAGGGGGCCCACCTGCGCGGCGGCCCCGACAACCTCGTCTACCGCTCGGCCCAGCGGGTCTGGCGGGAGGTGGGGGTGGAGGCGGTGGCCCTGGAGGCGCGCGTGCAGCTGGCGGTGCCCCCGGCCAGGGGTCTGGGCAGCAGCGCCACCGCCATCGTGGCGGGTCTGATCGGCGCCAATGCCCTGGTGGGGGAGCCCCTCAGCCGCGAGAAGCTCCTGGAGCTGGCCATCGACATCGAGGGCCATCCCGACAATGTCGTTCCTTCCCTGCTCGGCGGGCTGTGCCTGACGGCCCGGGCCGCCTCCCACCGCTGGCGGGTGGTGCGCTGCGAGTGGAACCCTGCCGTCAAGGCCGTGGTGGCGATCCCCACGATCCGGCTGAGCACGAGTGAGGCGCGCCGTGCCATGCCGCGCAGCATCCCGATCAGCGACGCGGTGATGAATCTGGGGGCGCTGACCCTGCTGCTGCAGGGGCTGCGCACGGGCAACGGCGATCTGATCGCCGATGGCATGCACGACCGCATCCACGAGCCCTACCGCTGGGGACTGATCCAAGGGGGGAGGGCCGTCCGGGAGGCGGCCATCGGTGTCGGGGCCTGGGGCTGCGTGATCAGCGGCGCCGGGCCCAGCCTGCTGGCCCTCGCCCCCGAGGAGCGGGCGGCGGCGGTGGGTGAGGCCATGACCCACGCCTGGCTGGCGGAAGGGGTGAGCAGCCACAGCGCCGTGCTGGGACTCCAGGAGGGCGGCAGCACCTGGGCCACCCTGCCGGAGGGGAGCCGACCACAGGCCGTGCTTGGTGAGTAG
- a CDS encoding NAD(P)H-quinone oxidoreductase subunit 4, which produces MDASLPLSLASSSLPSGLTEAGFPWLSLIVLLPATAALVMPLLPGDGSDPRLPRTLALGVLGVDLALILWVFARHFDAGLGGLQRVAWVPALGLEWSLAADGLSAPLVVLSGLVTLLSVAASWNIRLKTRLYFALLLVQATAQSLVFLSQDFLLFFLAWELELVPVYLLIAIWGGKQRQYAATKFILYTATASLLILISGLALALSGDTFTLNLSELAARSPGGTFGLLCYLGFLVGFGVKLPMFPLHTWLPDAHGEANAPVSMLLAGVLLKMGGYALLRFNVQMLPEVHLRLAPALIVLGIINIVYGALNAFAQDNVKRRIACSSVSHMGFVLLGIGAVDALGMSGAMLQMISHGLIAAAMFFVTGVFYERTETLSIPNMGGLAKVLPITFAFFLASSLASLALPGMSGFISEITVFLGVTSYEGFTVGFRVITIVLAAIGLVLTPVYLLSLCRRVFFGPRIPALAVVGDMKPRELLIGLTLLVPTLVIGFWPRVAIDLYEASTNCLAAELAGTGAVALGRMAALG; this is translated from the coding sequence ATGGACGCCAGCCTCCCTCTTTCGCTCGCGTCCTCATCGCTTCCTTCCGGACTCACCGAGGCCGGCTTTCCGTGGCTCAGCCTGATCGTGCTGCTGCCAGCCACCGCCGCCCTGGTGATGCCCCTGCTGCCCGGTGACGGCAGCGACCCCCGCCTCCCCCGCACCCTGGCCCTTGGGGTGCTCGGCGTGGATCTGGCCCTGATCCTCTGGGTCTTCGCCCGCCATTTCGACGCCGGACTCGGCGGCCTGCAGCGGGTGGCCTGGGTGCCGGCCCTGGGCCTGGAATGGTCCCTCGCCGCCGATGGACTGTCCGCCCCCCTGGTGGTGCTCAGCGGCCTGGTCACCCTGCTGTCGGTGGCGGCCAGCTGGAACATCCGCCTCAAGACCCGCCTCTATTTCGCCCTCCTGCTGGTGCAGGCCACGGCCCAGAGCCTGGTCTTCCTCTCCCAGGATTTCCTGCTGTTCTTCCTGGCCTGGGAACTGGAGCTGGTGCCGGTCTACCTGCTGATCGCCATCTGGGGCGGCAAGCAGCGCCAGTACGCCGCCACCAAGTTCATCCTCTACACGGCCACGGCCTCGCTGCTGATCCTGATCAGCGGCCTGGCCCTGGCCCTCTCCGGCGACACCTTCACCCTCAACCTCAGCGAACTGGCGGCCCGCTCCCCCGGCGGCACCTTCGGCCTGCTCTGCTACCTGGGCTTCCTGGTGGGCTTCGGGGTGAAGCTGCCGATGTTCCCCCTGCACACCTGGCTGCCCGATGCCCACGGCGAGGCCAATGCGCCGGTGTCGATGCTGCTGGCGGGGGTGCTGCTCAAGATGGGGGGCTACGCCCTGCTGCGCTTCAACGTTCAGATGCTGCCGGAGGTGCATCTGCGTCTGGCCCCGGCCCTGATCGTTCTGGGCATCATCAACATCGTCTATGGCGCCCTCAACGCCTTCGCCCAGGACAACGTCAAGCGCCGCATCGCCTGCAGTTCCGTCAGCCACATGGGCTTCGTGCTGCTGGGCATCGGCGCCGTCGACGCCCTTGGCATGAGCGGCGCCATGCTGCAGATGATCAGCCACGGGCTGATCGCCGCGGCGATGTTCTTCGTCACCGGCGTCTTCTACGAGCGCACCGAGACCCTCTCGATCCCCAACATGGGCGGTCTGGCCAAGGTCCTGCCGATCACCTTCGCCTTCTTCCTGGCCAGCTCCCTGGCCTCCCTGGCCCTGCCGGGGATGAGCGGCTTCATCAGCGAGATCACCGTGTTCCTCGGGGTCACCTCGTACGAGGGCTTCACGGTCGGCTTCCGGGTGATCACGATCGTGCTGGCCGCCATCGGCCTGGTGCTCACCCCGGTGTACCTGCTCTCCCTCTGCCGCCGGGTGTTCTTCGGTCCCCGGATCCCGGCCCTGGCGGTGGTGGGCGACATGAAGCCCCGGGAGCTTCTGATCGGACTCACCCTGCTGGTGCCCACCCTGGTGATCGGTTTCTGGCCGCGGGTGGCGATCGATCTCTACGAGGCCAGTACCAATTGTCTGGCCGCCGAGCTGGCCGGCACCGGGGCCGTGGCCCTGGGACGGATGGCCGCCCTCGGCTGA
- the thrS gene encoding threonine--tRNA ligase encodes MTSAPPSPVPPASSPVAPGDAPSEAAAIVLPKTSESPQLLRIRHSMSHVLAMAVQKLFPRAQVTIGPWTESGFYYDFDNPEPFTDADLKAIQKEMGKIIARKLPLERIEVSREEAERRIRAQNEPYKLEILEGLSEPITLYTLGDQWWDLCAGPHVAHTGELHPKAFALESVAGAYWRGDEKRAQLQRIYGTAWETPEQLAEYQRRKQEALRRDHRRLGTDLDLFSIEEEAGAGLVFWHPRGARMRLLIEDFWRAAHFEDGYELLYTPHVADLSLWKTSGHLDFYSESMFGPMAVDERQYQLKPMNCPFHVLTFASRLRSYRELPIRWAELGTVYRYERPGVMHGLMRVRGFTQDDAHVFCLPEQISDEILRVLNLTERILSTFDFRSYEIHLSTRPEKSIGEDAVWDLATAGLVEALERKGWAYKVDEGGGAFYGPKIDLKIEDAIGRLWQCSTIQLDFNLPERFDLHYVAADGSRCRPIMIHRAIFGSLERFFGVMVENYAGDFPFWLAPEQVRLLPVTDDALPWAEELRGLLAAAGIRVGIDHSGDRLGKLIRNGEQMKIPVLGVIGAREAETRTVSLRSRRQGDLGSVAADALVAAAAAANAGRLATLALA; translated from the coding sequence ATGACGTCCGCGCCCCCTTCGCCGGTGCCACCGGCCTCCAGCCCCGTCGCTCCCGGCGACGCCCCCTCCGAGGCGGCCGCCATCGTGCTGCCGAAGACGAGCGAGAGCCCCCAGCTGCTGCGGATCCGCCACTCGATGAGCCACGTGCTCGCCATGGCCGTGCAGAAGCTCTTCCCCCGGGCGCAGGTCACCATCGGTCCCTGGACCGAGAGCGGCTTCTACTACGACTTCGACAACCCCGAACCCTTCACCGACGCCGATCTCAAGGCCATCCAGAAGGAGATGGGCAAGATCATTGCCCGCAAGCTGCCCCTGGAGCGCATCGAGGTGAGCCGCGAGGAGGCGGAGCGGCGGATCCGGGCCCAGAACGAGCCCTACAAGCTGGAGATCCTGGAGGGGCTCAGCGAGCCGATCACCCTCTACACCCTGGGCGACCAGTGGTGGGACCTCTGCGCCGGCCCCCACGTGGCCCACACCGGCGAGCTCCACCCCAAGGCCTTCGCCCTCGAAAGCGTGGCCGGGGCCTACTGGCGTGGTGATGAGAAGCGCGCCCAGCTGCAGCGCATCTACGGCACCGCCTGGGAGACGCCCGAGCAGCTGGCCGAGTACCAGCGGCGCAAGCAGGAGGCCCTGCGCCGCGACCACCGCCGGCTGGGCACCGACCTGGATCTGTTTTCCATCGAGGAGGAAGCCGGCGCCGGGCTGGTGTTCTGGCACCCCCGCGGCGCCCGCATGCGGCTGCTGATTGAGGACTTCTGGCGGGCGGCCCATTTCGAGGACGGCTATGAGCTCCTCTACACCCCCCATGTGGCCGACCTCAGCCTCTGGAAGACCTCGGGCCACCTCGACTTCTACAGCGAGAGCATGTTCGGCCCGATGGCGGTGGACGAGCGGCAGTACCAGCTCAAGCCGATGAACTGCCCGTTCCACGTGCTCACCTTCGCCAGCCGGCTGCGCTCCTACCGGGAGCTGCCGATCCGCTGGGCCGAGCTCGGCACCGTCTACCGCTATGAGCGGCCGGGGGTGATGCACGGGCTGATGCGGGTGCGGGGCTTCACCCAGGACGACGCCCACGTGTTCTGCCTGCCGGAGCAGATCTCCGATGAGATCCTGCGGGTGCTCAACCTCACCGAGCGCATCCTCTCCACCTTCGATTTCCGCAGCTACGAGATCCATCTCTCCACCCGCCCCGAGAAGTCGATCGGCGAGGACGCGGTGTGGGACCTGGCCACCGCCGGCCTGGTGGAGGCCTTGGAGCGCAAGGGCTGGGCTTACAAGGTCGACGAGGGGGGTGGTGCCTTCTACGGACCCAAGATTGACCTCAAGATCGAGGATGCGATCGGCCGGCTGTGGCAGTGCTCGACGATCCAGCTCGATTTCAACCTGCCGGAACGCTTCGATCTCCACTACGTGGCCGCCGACGGCAGCCGATGCCGGCCGATCATGATCCACCGCGCCATCTTCGGCTCCCTGGAGCGCTTCTTCGGCGTGATGGTGGAGAACTACGCCGGTGATTTCCCCTTCTGGCTCGCCCCCGAGCAGGTTCGGCTGCTGCCCGTCACCGATGACGCCCTCCCCTGGGCCGAAGAGCTCCGGGGCCTGCTGGCGGCCGCCGGCATCCGTGTCGGCATCGACCACAGCGGTGACCGGCTCGGCAAGCTGATCCGCAACGGCGAGCAGATGAAGATTCCGGTGCTGGGGGTGATCGGTGCACGGGAGGCCGAAACCCGTACGGTCAGCCTGCGCAGCCGCCGCCAGGGCGATCTGGGCAGCGTGGCCGCCGACGCCCTGGTGGCCGCCGCAGCGGCGGCCAATGCCGGCCGGCTGGCCACCCTGGCGCTGGCATGA
- a CDS encoding M3 family metallopeptidase yields the protein MTTTLQSPPALLAGEGLPRFEAITPDQVVAHIPALLSTLQAELDRLEADLAAACAEARPLGWAEVMDPLHRLGERLRWSWGVVSHLNGVCNSPELREAHASQQAAVVAFGNRAGQSRVLFEALRSLQAQGGLDATQERILTAELRDMELRGVGLEGEAQEAFNAASQELAELATAFGNRVLDATNTWTLRLSEPAEVEGLPESLKEQLAQAAREAGDGEATAAEGPWLLGLDMPRFGPFLKYSRRRDLREIAYKAHVSRASGKTDGNWPAIERILTLRREQAQRLGYGSWAEVSLAAKMAGSVEEVEALLEDLRAAAYPVALQELEELRACAAREGAAEAEDLKPWDVSFWAEVRRQEAFDLDSEALRPWFPLPRVLDGLFGLCDRLFGIRIHPADGEAPVWHPDVRFFRVDDAGSGEPLAAFYLDPYSRPGSKRGGAWMDECLVRSVDRAGAPVLPVAYLVCNQSPPVGDTPSLMTFEEVETLFHEFGHGLQHMLTTVERPQAAGINNVEWDAVELPSQFMENWCYDHATLMGMARHWQSGEPLPEAEFAKLQAARTFMGGAATLRQVHFALTDLRLHSQWTPECGRTPEQLRREIAVTTTVLEPIEEDAFLCSFGHIFAGGYSAGYYSYKWAEVLSADAFSAFEEVGLENEAAIRATGRRFRETVLSLGGSRHPGEVFETFRGRPPSPEALIRHSGLVAAGA from the coding sequence ATGACCACCACCCTCCAGAGCCCCCCTGCCCTGCTGGCCGGCGAGGGCCTGCCCCGCTTCGAGGCCATCACCCCCGACCAGGTGGTGGCCCATATCCCAGCGCTGCTGAGCACGCTCCAGGCGGAGCTCGATCGGCTGGAGGCGGATCTGGCGGCGGCCTGCGCGGAGGCCAGGCCCCTGGGCTGGGCGGAGGTGATGGATCCCCTGCACCGGCTGGGTGAGCGGCTGCGCTGGAGCTGGGGGGTGGTCAGCCACCTCAACGGTGTCTGCAACAGCCCGGAACTGCGGGAGGCCCATGCCAGCCAGCAGGCGGCGGTGGTGGCCTTCGGCAACCGGGCCGGCCAGAGCCGGGTGCTGTTCGAGGCCCTGCGCAGCCTCCAGGCCCAGGGCGGACTCGATGCCACCCAGGAGCGGATCCTGACGGCCGAACTGCGCGACATGGAACTGCGGGGCGTGGGCCTGGAAGGGGAGGCCCAGGAGGCTTTCAACGCCGCCAGCCAGGAGCTGGCCGAGCTGGCCACCGCGTTCGGCAACCGAGTGTTGGATGCCACCAACACCTGGACCCTGCGGCTCAGCGAACCGGCCGAGGTGGAGGGGTTGCCCGAGAGCCTCAAGGAGCAGCTGGCCCAGGCCGCCCGCGAGGCCGGGGATGGTGAGGCCACGGCCGCCGAGGGGCCCTGGCTGCTGGGGCTCGACATGCCCCGCTTCGGCCCGTTCCTGAAGTACAGCCGTCGCCGCGACCTGCGTGAGATCGCCTATAAGGCCCATGTGAGCCGGGCCTCGGGCAAGACCGACGGCAACTGGCCGGCGATCGAGCGGATCCTCACCCTGCGCCGCGAGCAGGCCCAGCGCCTGGGCTACGGGTCCTGGGCCGAGGTGAGCCTGGCCGCGAAGATGGCCGGCTCGGTGGAGGAGGTGGAGGCCCTGCTGGAGGATCTGCGTGCCGCCGCCTATCCGGTGGCCCTCCAGGAGCTGGAGGAGCTGCGCGCCTGCGCCGCCCGCGAGGGGGCCGCCGAAGCGGAGGACCTGAAGCCCTGGGATGTCAGTTTCTGGGCGGAGGTGCGGCGCCAGGAGGCCTTCGATCTCGACAGCGAGGCCCTGCGGCCCTGGTTCCCCCTGCCCCGGGTGCTTGATGGCCTGTTTGGGCTCTGCGACCGCCTCTTCGGCATCCGTATCCACCCGGCCGATGGCGAGGCGCCTGTCTGGCATCCGGACGTACGTTTCTTCCGCGTCGATGACGCCGGCAGCGGCGAGCCCCTGGCGGCTTTCTACCTGGATCCCTACAGCCGGCCGGGCAGCAAGCGAGGCGGCGCCTGGATGGATGAATGCCTGGTGCGCTCGGTGGACCGAGCTGGTGCGCCCGTGCTGCCCGTGGCCTATCTGGTGTGCAACCAGAGCCCGCCGGTGGGGGATACCCCCAGCCTGATGACCTTCGAGGAGGTGGAGACCCTCTTCCACGAGTTCGGCCATGGCCTGCAGCACATGCTCACCACGGTGGAGCGTCCCCAGGCGGCCGGCATCAACAACGTGGAATGGGATGCCGTGGAGCTGCCCAGCCAGTTCATGGAGAACTGGTGCTACGACCACGCCACCCTGATGGGCATGGCGCGCCACTGGCAGAGCGGCGAACCGCTGCCGGAGGCGGAGTTCGCCAAACTCCAGGCCGCCCGTACCTTCATGGGCGGTGCGGCCACCCTGCGCCAGGTGCACTTCGCCCTCACCGACCTGCGGCTCCACAGCCAGTGGACGCCGGAATGCGGCCGGACACCGGAGCAGCTGCGCCGGGAGATCGCCGTCACCACCACGGTGCTGGAGCCGATCGAGGAGGACGCCTTCCTCTGCTCCTTCGGCCACATCTTCGCCGGCGGCTATTCCGCCGGCTACTACTCCTACAAGTGGGCCGAGGTGCTCAGCGCCGATGCCTTCAGCGCCTTTGAGGAGGTGGGACTGGAGAACGAGGCGGCGATCCGGGCCACCGGCCGCCGCTTCCGCGAGACGGTGCTCAGCCTCGGCGGCAGCCGCCATCCCGGCGAGGTGTTCGAGACCTTCCGGGGCCGGCCCCCTAGCCCGGAGGCCCTGATCCGGCACTCGGGGCTGGTGGCGGCAGGGGCCTGA
- a CDS encoding glucokinase — MSLLLAGDIGGTKTLLSLWRPGGERPELVLEERFVSADWPDLAPMVRHFLAAAGPVAGGVPAAACFAVAGPVEGGRAQLTNLPWVLDTAELARGCGLPLVELVNDFAVLIYGLPHLDADQTEPVRQGQRDPHAPLLVLGAGTGLGVAMGLPTAGGLRALPSEAAHGEFAPRSAAEWDLKQWLRADLALERISIERVVSGTGLGHVARWLLERRHPGGDHPLSGPARLWWEAGDGPDRADLPAAVALAAAAGDPLAAEALALWLAAYGSVCGDLALACLSRGGLWLAGGTAAKLLAGLRSDAFLGPFLNKGRLRSTLEPMPITAVVDPGVGTFSAACRARMLLG, encoded by the coding sequence ATGAGCCTCCTGCTGGCGGGCGACATCGGCGGCACCAAGACCCTGCTCAGCCTCTGGCGGCCGGGCGGGGAGCGACCCGAGCTGGTGCTGGAGGAGCGGTTCGTCTCGGCGGACTGGCCGGACCTGGCCCCCATGGTGCGCCACTTTCTGGCCGCTGCCGGGCCGGTGGCCGGCGGCGTTCCGGCGGCCGCCTGCTTCGCGGTGGCTGGTCCGGTGGAGGGGGGACGGGCCCAGCTCACCAATCTCCCCTGGGTGCTCGACACCGCCGAGCTGGCCCGTGGCTGCGGCCTGCCGCTGGTGGAGCTGGTCAACGATTTCGCCGTGCTGATCTACGGCCTGCCCCATCTTGATGCCGACCAGACCGAGCCGGTGCGCCAGGGCCAGCGGGATCCGCACGCCCCGTTGTTGGTGCTGGGGGCCGGCACCGGCCTGGGGGTGGCCATGGGCCTGCCCACCGCCGGAGGCCTGCGGGCCCTTCCGAGCGAGGCGGCCCACGGGGAGTTCGCCCCCCGTTCGGCGGCCGAATGGGATCTCAAGCAGTGGCTCAGGGCCGATCTGGCCCTGGAGCGGATCTCGATCGAGCGGGTGGTGAGCGGCACCGGCCTGGGCCACGTGGCCCGCTGGCTGCTTGAACGGCGCCACCCCGGCGGCGACCATCCCCTCAGCGGCCCGGCCCGGCTCTGGTGGGAGGCCGGCGATGGGCCCGACCGCGCCGACCTGCCGGCGGCGGTGGCCCTGGCCGCCGCCGCCGGTGACCCCCTGGCGGCCGAGGCCCTGGCGCTCTGGCTCGCTGCCTACGGCAGCGTCTGCGGGGACCTGGCCCTGGCCTGCCTGAGTCGCGGCGGACTGTGGCTGGCGGGGGGCACGGCGGCCAAGCTGCTGGCGGGTCTGCGCTCGGACGCCTTCCTCGGCCCGTTTCTCAACAAGGGCCGGCTGCGCTCCACCCTGGAGCCGATGCCCATCACGGCCGTGGTGGATCCGGGCGTCGGCACCTTCAGCGCCGCCTGCCGGGCCCGGATGCTGCTGGGCTGA
- a CDS encoding FAD/NAD(P)-binding protein, translating to MAELVIAGAGPQALSLSCLLLQKRPQWRRRLRVLDPSGTWLAHWQSQMGRYEIPWLRSPSPHHPHPNPHALRRFAQESQRLGELEGPYGLPHTALFADFCRSVVADFQLTGRVQAAAAEEIRLPPSGDAAIELTLSDGSVVAAQRLVIATGADAPVLPGWVGAIAGPHPPEALQHSQALDLAACHGLTGQHLVIVGGGLTSAHLALGALRRGARVSLFCRRELRCKAFDADPGWLGPRYLKDFRAEPCWHRRRQQVLEARDGGSVTPQLAGQLQQARARGHLQLNEGCQIASAQWVQGQWLLHCRDGSRHCADRLWLATGHHQGVSHQPLLRQLQAQRPLALVDDWPVLSGDLCWPGTRVHLMGGLAALQLGPAARNLFGGREAAQRICRAAIKS from the coding sequence ATGGCTGAGCTGGTGATTGCCGGGGCCGGTCCCCAGGCCCTCAGCCTCAGCTGCCTGCTGCTGCAGAAACGGCCCCAGTGGCGCCGGCGCCTGCGGGTGCTCGACCCCAGTGGCACCTGGCTGGCCCACTGGCAGTCCCAGATGGGCCGCTATGAGATCCCCTGGCTGCGGTCGCCTTCGCCCCACCATCCCCATCCCAATCCCCATGCCCTGCGCCGCTTCGCCCAGGAGAGCCAGCGCCTTGGGGAGCTGGAGGGCCCCTACGGCCTACCCCACACGGCGTTGTTCGCCGATTTCTGCCGCAGCGTCGTGGCCGACTTCCAGCTGACGGGTCGGGTGCAGGCCGCCGCCGCGGAGGAGATCCGGCTGCCGCCCAGTGGGGACGCCGCCATCGAACTGACCCTCAGCGACGGGTCCGTAGTGGCGGCGCAGCGGCTGGTGATCGCCACGGGCGCCGACGCTCCGGTGCTGCCGGGCTGGGTCGGGGCGATCGCCGGTCCCCACCCGCCCGAAGCCCTGCAGCACAGCCAGGCCCTCGACCTGGCTGCCTGCCATGGACTGACGGGCCAGCACCTGGTCATCGTGGGCGGTGGCCTCACCAGCGCCCACCTGGCCCTGGGTGCCCTCCGCCGTGGCGCCCGGGTCAGCCTGTTCTGTCGGCGGGAGCTGCGATGCAAGGCCTTCGATGCCGATCCAGGCTGGCTGGGGCCCCGGTACCTCAAGGACTTCCGGGCCGAGCCCTGTTGGCACCGGCGCCGTCAGCAGGTGCTGGAGGCCCGCGATGGGGGATCGGTCACACCCCAGCTGGCCGGCCAGCTGCAGCAAGCCCGTGCGCGTGGGCACCTGCAGTTGAACGAGGGGTGTCAGATCGCCTCGGCCCAGTGGGTCCAGGGCCAGTGGCTGTTGCACTGTCGTGATGGCAGCCGGCATTGTGCCGACCGGCTCTGGCTGGCCACGGGCCATCACCAGGGGGTGAGCCACCAGCCGCTGCTGCGCCAGCTTCAGGCGCAGCGGCCCTTGGCGCTGGTCGACGACTGGCCTGTGCTCAGCGGCGATCTGTGCTGGCCGGGCACCCGGGTGCACCTGATGGGGGGACTGGCGGCCCTGCAGCTGGGCCCGGCGGCCCGCAACCTTTTCGGTGGGCGGGAAGCGGCCCAGCGCATCTGCCGGGCCGCCATCAAGTCCTGA
- a CDS encoding L-lactate MFS transporter, giving the protein MVILLCLGSVYSWSIFRTPLEQELGISATESLLPFTFVLVFYAALMPVTGFYLPRLGTRLTTVIGGFIVGLGYILSSYATHGAGLVITYGMIGGTGIGIVYGVPILVVSRWFPDKKGLAVGLTIIGFGLSPLITAPVANHLIEAYTVRPTLRVLGVAMITLISAISFTMKLPPKDWSPQPNRSSCTPILTGSSPTNIFQCRSFYGLWICYAIGTLLGLSAIGISSSVGEELIAIQPAVAASSMALFALFNGVSRPLFGWLSDRFKPSHIAIFSYTLSLIACLLMLSAGQGDFGNYLVAFSLFWFCLGGWLAMAPTITLRFFSPDHYAQNYGIVFTAYGAGALIGTLVTGRIRDWFGNYNAVFVPLAILTVLGMVTAHGLLKRERRPTAPGTEP; this is encoded by the coding sequence ATGGTGATCCTGCTGTGCCTGGGAAGTGTGTACTCCTGGAGCATCTTCAGGACCCCACTGGAGCAGGAGCTGGGGATCAGCGCAACGGAGAGTTTGCTGCCGTTCACCTTCGTCCTGGTGTTCTATGCGGCATTGATGCCTGTAACGGGATTTTATCTTCCTCGCCTCGGCACCCGCCTGACGACGGTCATCGGTGGCTTCATCGTTGGGCTTGGCTACATTCTCTCAAGTTATGCCACCCATGGGGCTGGTCTCGTCATCACCTACGGGATGATCGGAGGGACCGGAATAGGGATTGTTTATGGTGTCCCGATCCTGGTGGTCTCTCGATGGTTTCCTGACAAGAAAGGCCTGGCTGTGGGACTGACGATCATCGGCTTTGGACTCTCACCCCTGATCACGGCTCCAGTCGCCAACCACCTGATCGAAGCCTATACGGTCAGGCCCACACTGCGTGTGCTTGGTGTGGCGATGATCACCCTCATCAGCGCCATTTCATTCACGATGAAATTGCCTCCCAAAGACTGGAGCCCCCAGCCCAATCGAAGCAGCTGCACTCCAATCCTCACTGGTTCGTCGCCCACGAACATCTTTCAATGCAGATCATTCTATGGGTTGTGGATCTGTTATGCCATTGGAACCCTGCTGGGCTTGAGTGCAATCGGAATTTCCAGTTCGGTCGGTGAGGAATTGATCGCTATCCAACCAGCCGTAGCCGCCAGCAGCATGGCACTCTTCGCCCTGTTCAACGGCGTCAGCCGTCCGCTGTTTGGCTGGTTGAGTGATCGCTTCAAGCCAAGTCACATCGCCATTTTCTCCTACACTCTGAGCTTGATCGCATGCCTTCTGATGCTCAGTGCGGGCCAAGGAGATTTTGGCAACTACCTTGTTGCCTTCAGCCTGTTCTGGTTCTGCCTTGGCGGCTGGCTGGCGATGGCTCCCACCATCACCCTGCGCTTCTTTTCTCCTGATCATTATGCCCAGAATTACGGGATCGTGTTCACGGCCTACGGCGCTGGAGCCCTGATTGGAACGCTGGTCACAGGACGCATCCGCGATTGGTTTGGCAACTACAACGCCGTGTTCGTTCCCCTGGCGATCCTCACCGTGCTGGGGATGGTCACCGCCCATGGCTTATTGAAGCGCGAGCGGAGGCCTACCGCCCCCGGCACCGAACCCTGA